The following are encoded together in the Hydractinia symbiolongicarpus strain clone_291-10 chromosome 14, HSymV2.1, whole genome shotgun sequence genome:
- the LOC130625090 gene encoding uncharacterized protein LOC130625090 codes for MNQLHTSTNYLLKGGGIGGGDAGSDGDGNNSGGSDGGSGDGGCGASRGGVGGCGGNSSGSGDGSNGEIGGSGGVDGGCGASRGRGGGGVDGAGAGDDGDNSGGGGGGVHVVVEVIKMEVKVVVVNAVAAMVAVVMVVEVVVITKMHRMVTFYVTITLMHSFFRWLNAWTLVTFVDCTRYVVLHVKHQSKH; via the exons ATGAACCAGTTACATACCAGCACCAATTACCTGCTT AAAGGTGGTGGCATTGGTGGAGGTGATGCTGGTAGTGATGGTGATGGTAATAATAGCGGTGGGAGCGACGGTGGTAGTGGTGATGGTGGTTGTGGTGCCAGTAGAGGTGGGGTTGGAGGTTGTGGTGGTAACAGCAGTGGTAGTGGTGATGGTAGTAATGGCGAAATCGGTGGCAGTGGTGGTGTTGATGGTGGTTGTGGTGCTAGTAGAGGTAGAGGTGGAGGTGGTGTTGATGGTGCAGGTGCTGGTGATGATGGTGATAATAGCGGAGGCGGTGGCGGCGGTGTTCATGTGGTTGTAGAGGTAATAAAGATGGAGGTGAAGGTTGTGGTGGTAAATGCGGTGGCGGCGATGGTGGCGGTGGTGATGGTGGTGGAGGTGGTAGTGATAACAAAAATGCATAGAATGGTTACCTTTTACGTAACAATCACACTGATGCACTCCTTCTTCAGGTGGTTGAATGCATGGACATTGGTCACATTTGTTGACTGTACAAGATATGTTGTGCTACACGTAAAACATCAAAGTAAGCACTAA